Proteins encoded by one window of Clostridium perfringens:
- a CDS encoding nucleoside kinase encodes MKSFRVNVNGESLLFNEGEKYSAILKKDYINEKIPITLVKQRNKYYEFTDLINNDGDIELINISDPHGKIAYSRTLQFVFIKATLDLFKDARINIEHSISKGTFGEIHKEKALDKEDILKIKKKMQDIIDKNIIIEKIKMPKKEAIDIFKSYKMQDKVDLLHWVQEEYVNLYKLEDRYDYFYGDMAYSTGVLKYFDLLYYNPGFILMVPSHKEPTVVPVFKEQKKLFNVFRENETWLNILGTPDVGSLDYKLEGEESKDIIRVSEALHEKKIAQIADMISERKEVKIVLVAGPSSSGKTTFSKRLSIQLRVNGYIPIAISLDDYFINRIHTPLDEEGKPDFESINALDLELFNKNLYDILEGEEVEIPSYNFKIGEREWLGNKIKLPDNGVLVIEGIHGLNPKLTEKIPSKNKFKVYISALTQLNLDNHNRIPTTDVRKIRRIVRDSLSRGYGAEQTLEMWSSIKRGEEKNIFVYQEEADVMFNSTLVYELAALKEYALRELEKVDKNSSVYYEAKRIINTLKFFVEVKPERVPENSILREFIGGSCFYKY; translated from the coding sequence ATGAAAAGCTTTAGGGTTAATGTAAATGGGGAAAGTTTACTCTTTAATGAGGGAGAAAAATATTCAGCAATTTTAAAAAAGGACTATATAAATGAAAAAATACCTATTACTTTGGTTAAGCAGAGGAATAAGTATTATGAGTTTACTGATTTAATAAATAATGATGGGGATATAGAACTTATAAATATAAGTGATCCACATGGAAAAATAGCTTATAGTAGAACTTTGCAGTTTGTATTTATAAAAGCAACTTTAGACTTGTTTAAAGATGCTAGAATAAATATAGAGCATTCTATAAGCAAGGGAACTTTTGGGGAAATTCACAAAGAAAAGGCCTTAGATAAAGAGGATATACTAAAAATAAAGAAAAAAATGCAAGATATAATAGATAAAAATATTATAATAGAAAAAATAAAGATGCCTAAGAAAGAGGCTATTGATATATTTAAATCTTATAAGATGCAGGATAAGGTTGATTTATTACATTGGGTTCAAGAAGAGTATGTAAACTTATATAAATTAGAAGATAGGTATGATTATTTTTATGGAGATATGGCATACTCTACAGGAGTTTTAAAATATTTTGATTTATTATATTATAATCCAGGTTTTATACTTATGGTACCAAGCCATAAGGAGCCAACAGTTGTACCTGTCTTTAAGGAGCAAAAAAAGTTATTTAATGTATTTAGAGAAAATGAAACATGGCTAAATATATTAGGAACTCCAGATGTAGGTTCTTTAGATTATAAGTTAGAGGGAGAAGAATCTAAAGACATAATAAGAGTTTCTGAGGCTTTACATGAGAAAAAAATAGCACAAATAGCAGATATGATAAGTGAAAGAAAAGAAGTTAAAATTGTTTTAGTAGCAGGGCCTTCATCTTCAGGTAAAACAACATTTTCAAAAAGACTTTCTATACAGCTTAGAGTTAATGGCTATATACCAATAGCTATATCCTTAGATGATTATTTTATAAATAGAATTCATACTCCTTTAGATGAAGAGGGAAAACCTGATTTTGAATCTATAAATGCTTTAGATCTAGAATTATTTAATAAGAATCTTTATGATATTTTAGAAGGGGAAGAAGTAGAAATACCTTCTTATAATTTTAAAATAGGAGAAAGAGAATGGCTAGGCAACAAGATTAAACTTCCTGATAATGGAGTGCTTGTTATAGAGGGAATACATGGACTAAATCCAAAACTGACAGAAAAAATTCCTTCAAAGAATAAGTTTAAGGTTTATATTTCTGCTTTAACACAATTAAATTTAGATAATCACAATAGAATTCCAACTACAGATGTCAGAAAAATAAGACGTATAGTTAGGGATTCTTTATCAAGAGGATATGGAGCAGAGCAAACTTTAGAAATGTGGAGTTCTATAAAAAGAGGAGAGGAAAAGAACATATTTGTTTATCAGGAAGAAGCAGATGTTATGTTTAACTCCACTTTAGTTTATGAATTAGCAGCGTTAAAGGAATATGCCTTAAGAGAATTAGAAAAAGTAGATAAAAATAGCAGTGTTTACTATGAAGCTAAAAGAATAATAAATACATTAAAGTTTTTTGTGGAAGTTAAGCCAGAGAGAGTACCTGAAAATTCGATTTTAAGAGAATTTATAGGTGGAAGTTGCTTCTATAAGTATTAA
- the galT gene encoding UDP-glucose--hexose-1-phosphate uridylyltransferase, whose translation MYNLNALIDRLIEISINNNLIEDMDTVYTRNRLLSLFNENSYTPCEEKLTLSFHETLNELINIAIEKKIIENALYSKDIFSSDIMNIFLPTPSLINKEFYKRYAISPKESTDYFYSLSKSSNYIRTDRIAKNINFKAPSKYGTMDITINLSKPEKDPKEIALARNSVKSNYPKCLLCIENEGYEGTVTHPDRANHRMIRLDLNDRTWMLQYSPYLYYNEHCIILSEDHVPMKIDISTFKNLLSFVDKFPHYFAGSNADLPIVGGSILSHEHYQGGNHRFPMNDAKKLFDFSIEGFEDIECEAIKWPISTIRLRGENIDSLVLASDLILKKWRDYSDETLDILAYSNSEMHNTITPMVRKEDGKFVVDLSLRNNRTSKEHPLGIFHPHEEVHHIKKENIGLIEVMGLAVLPGRLLKELEKIKEYLRDEISLDNIEEYHRPWALELKKKFDYLKSSTDLNDFVNKELSNKFVSVLEHCGVFKLNEEGLEGFKSFTNSLNR comes from the coding sequence GAGAAGCTTACGCTTTCTTTTCATGAAACATTAAATGAACTAATAAATATAGCTATAGAAAAGAAAATCATAGAAAATGCTTTATATTCAAAAGACATATTTTCTAGTGATATAATGAATATATTTTTACCTACACCATCTTTAATAAACAAGGAATTTTATAAAAGATATGCTATTTCACCTAAGGAAAGTACAGATTATTTCTATTCTTTAAGTAAAAGTTCAAATTATATAAGAACTGATAGAATAGCTAAAAATATAAATTTTAAGGCACCATCTAAATATGGTACTATGGATATTACAATAAACTTATCAAAACCTGAAAAAGACCCTAAAGAAATAGCTTTAGCAAGAAATTCTGTTAAAAGTAATTATCCAAAATGTTTATTATGTATAGAAAATGAAGGATATGAGGGAACAGTAACTCACCCTGATAGAGCTAATCACAGAATGATAAGATTAGATCTTAATGATAGAACTTGGATGCTTCAATACTCCCCTTATCTTTATTATAATGAACACTGCATAATACTTTCAGAGGATCATGTTCCAATGAAAATAGATATTTCAACATTTAAAAATTTATTGAGTTTTGTGGATAAATTCCCTCATTACTTTGCTGGTTCAAATGCTGATTTACCTATAGTTGGAGGTTCTATTCTTTCCCATGAACATTATCAAGGAGGAAATCATAGATTCCCTATGAATGATGCTAAGAAACTATTTGATTTCTCTATAGAGGGCTTTGAAGATATAGAATGTGAAGCTATTAAATGGCCAATTTCTACTATAAGATTAAGAGGAGAAAATATAGATTCTCTAGTATTAGCTTCTGATTTAATACTAAAAAAATGGAGAGATTATTCAGATGAAACTTTAGATATATTAGCTTATTCTAATAGTGAAATGCATAATACAATAACTCCTATGGTAAGAAAAGAAGATGGAAAATTCGTAGTTGATTTATCTCTTAGAAATAACAGAACTTCTAAAGAGCATCCTCTTGGAATATTCCATCCTCATGAAGAAGTTCATCATATTAAAAAGGAAAACATAGGCCTAATAGAAGTTATGGGACTTGCTGTTTTACCTGGAAGACTTTTAAAAGAGCTTGAAAAAATAAAGGAATACTTAAGGGATGAAATTTCTTTAGATAATATTGAAGAATATCATAGACCATGGGCCCTTGAATTAAAGAAGAAATTTGATTATTTAAAATCATCAACAGATTTAAATGACTTTGTAAATAAAGAATTATCAAACAAATTCGTATCTGTTTTAGAGCACTGTGGTGTGTTTAAATTAAATGAAGAAGGCTTAGAAGGTTTCAAGAGCTTTACAAATTCACTTAATAGATAA